One Gadus morhua chromosome 13, gadMor3.0, whole genome shotgun sequence genomic window carries:
- the cenps gene encoding centromere protein S: MANDDDINLRLRAAVHYTTGRMCLDIGRNQGKEFSPQAIAAIAETTFRQCDVFAKDLEAFARHAKRSTVTSDDVKLLARRSTALAKFIQKKNDLLLKEPKHLRKSTGKDNKDQDSNAAPDL, translated from the exons ATGGCCAACGACGATGACATAAATCTG AGGCTACGGGCAGCTGTACACTACACGACGGGACGGATGTGTCTAGACATTGGAAGAAATCAGGGCAAGGAGTTCAGTCCACAAGCGATAGCAGCCATAGCCGAAACAACATTCAGACAGTGTG ATGTATTTGCAAAAGACTTGGAAGCCTTTGCCAG GCATGCCAAGAGAAGCACCGTGACGTCAGACGATGTAAAGCTCTTGGCTAGAAGAAGCACGGCACTG GCCAAATTCATACAAAAGAAGAATGACTTATTGCTAAAGGAGCCAAAACATTTGAGGAAAAGCACTGGGAAGGATAACAAGGACCAAGACAGCAATGCTGCACCAGATCTCTAA